From one Acidobacteriota bacterium genomic stretch:
- a CDS encoding serine/threonine protein kinase, with translation MVDKKEEWEIGASREDPAAPPKPANVDFARSASLVGTHLDGRFFIQKDLTDGGADAGGFGLVYLAKDLKLLGKDVVVKILRKTALANEDIVRKFQHEKEALIRLDHPNIVRILDSGTLADGNPFMVMEFIPGRSLRRKIKETGKFEFGEAAHLIESITDALAAAHSQKILHRDIKPENIMLTPQDDGPDRVRLIDFGIARVEDSVLAPATEIPRGIGTILYIAPEQLLGKMDQTPAGDIYSAAIVFYEMLTGELPFRPESIVEMYQLQQQGVKTSPRTLRSGLNAAAEQLLLSALDFDPAKRPQNVRQFGRDLARALRGITVDNSPAATAHELKATAAVSTPVLAETSLASLASAEVETVDSPERPVGIIADDHYKTLGTSGGSKTRNRAVWPIAALLLILALAVSGGFVAWKYSGQSKTDAVANNSGPASNGKEKNPAGADKNVTADSVTARELKYFLNVQKMRDNKPFGEPFRSSGQEIFENGYKFRLNIESGAGGFLYAYAEDRDADGRTIYNVLYPTPKANDGSAAVNSGKNSESGWNTFSGTAGTEIVWIIWTAKEDADLETARRSGFSNAGRVSDASLVAKLKSFIEKNDAQKANGAKDAEKQLTVVNGSGDIVLHRIALEHR, from the coding sequence ATGGTGGACAAAAAGGAAGAATGGGAAATCGGGGCTTCCAGGGAGGATCCCGCGGCGCCGCCGAAACCGGCCAATGTCGATTTTGCTCGCTCTGCAAGTCTCGTCGGGACGCATCTTGACGGACGGTTCTTTATTCAGAAGGATCTTACCGACGGCGGCGCGGACGCCGGCGGGTTCGGGCTGGTTTACCTTGCGAAGGATTTGAAACTCCTCGGCAAGGACGTCGTCGTCAAGATCCTGCGGAAAACGGCGCTCGCAAACGAGGATATCGTCCGCAAGTTCCAGCACGAAAAAGAAGCGCTGATCCGCCTCGATCATCCGAATATCGTCCGCATTCTCGATTCGGGCACGCTCGCCGACGGCAATCCGTTTATGGTGATGGAGTTCATCCCGGGCCGGTCGCTGCGACGGAAGATCAAGGAGACCGGAAAGTTCGAATTCGGCGAGGCGGCGCACCTCATCGAATCGATCACGGACGCCCTCGCCGCGGCGCATTCGCAGAAGATACTCCACCGCGATATCAAGCCCGAGAACATTATGCTGACGCCGCAGGATGACGGCCCGGACCGCGTCCGTTTGATCGATTTCGGCATCGCCCGCGTCGAGGATTCGGTCCTCGCGCCGGCGACCGAGATTCCGCGCGGCATCGGGACGATCCTCTACATCGCGCCCGAACAACTGCTCGGAAAGATGGATCAAACGCCGGCGGGCGACATTTACTCGGCGGCAATCGTTTTCTACGAGATGCTTACCGGCGAACTGCCGTTCCGGCCGGAATCGATCGTCGAGATGTATCAGCTGCAGCAACAGGGTGTCAAAACCTCGCCCCGTACGCTGCGTTCGGGTCTGAATGCGGCGGCCGAACAGCTTCTTTTGTCCGCGCTCGACTTCGATCCGGCGAAGCGGCCGCAGAATGTCCGGCAGTTCGGCCGCGATCTGGCGCGGGCATTGCGCGGAATCACCGTTGACAACAGTCCCGCAGCGACCGCACACGAGCTTAAAGCGACCGCCGCCGTCAGCACGCCGGTGCTGGCGGAGACGAGCCTGGCGTCGCTCGCGAGCGCCGAGGTCGAGACAGTCGATTCGCCCGAGCGCCCGGTCGGTATCATCGCGGACGACCACTACAAGACGTTGGGAACGTCGGGTGGGTCAAAAACAAGAAATCGAGCCGTCTGGCCCATTGCGGCGCTGCTCCTGATTCTCGCACTGGCGGTTTCGGGAGGGTTCGTCGCTTGGAAGTACTCCGGCCAGTCGAAGACCGACGCGGTTGCGAACAATTCGGGACCAGCCAGCAACGGAAAAGAGAAGAATCCCGCCGGAGCCGACAAGAACGTGACCGCGGATTCTGTGACGGCGCGCGAACTGAAGTATTTTCTCAATGTTCAGAAAATGAGGGACAACAAGCCGTTCGGCGAGCCGTTCCGATCATCGGGCCAGGAGATCTTCGAAAACGGTTACAAGTTCAGGCTCAACATCGAAAGCGGTGCCGGTGGATTTCTTTATGCCTACGCCGAAGACCGGGATGCCGACGGCCGGACGATCTACAACGTCCTTTACCCGACGCCTAAAGCGAATGACGGCTCGGCGGCGGTCAATTCGGGCAAAAACTCGGAATCCGGTTGGAACACTTTCAGCGGAACGGCCGGAACGGAGATCGTCTGGATCATCTGGACCGCGAAAGAGGACGCGGACCTCGAAACCGCGCGTCGTTCGGGTTTCTCGAATGCCGGCCGCGTTTCCGATGCATCTCTCGTCGCCAAGCTGAAATCGTTCATCGAGAAAAACGACGCGCAAAAGGCGAACGGCGCAAAGGACGCCGAAAAGCAACTGACGGTCGTCAACGGTTCGGGCGACATCGTCCTGCACCGCATTGCGCTCGAACATCGTTGA
- a CDS encoding M48 family metalloprotease, protein MISLPKASRQTLFFAFLVLPLILSICSANIVFGQEDKKKDEQKKQEKLSKAEQEALKKQEKREKRYQKILTYSKEKYDTDPDFKDVVDDKYRTIRRTHTLTAYDVNMRASNVKLVSKENEKLVFDNTLYDNPLAQDFVNRVGQSLIPPDTKRLYSFKIIQNPVPEARALSTGTVYISTGYLALIDNEAQLAYILAHEIAHVEGDDWFEDSLVDVGTVPYIEKKAWVTIVRVVGALGGANQQIISASLLKMYGFNDAFSWEDFQEDDADVEAMKSMLRRNYDVREIQKLYERMRMIASDPRSQTGFIADPDRIKGRLEMFGSTYQQYSRAGTTSGASIDAKITDRNQNASTMRGIARILNEQLAPEIKKKLEDGEMLASSAEFQSTMALVKRDNGIRALQFDLFEMARANLSDSIGIRSNDPLAYYYYGKALKQTARNSSEISKALESLTNSIALDKRQTIAEPFLFRAMLRLADRNPIEAPLIFDDLKTYVAVYQRENAGALPSNMDFIYDFMQDLGVMDYRATPTANTTEAPKPIVGTRPTSTSSVADTSPTQNNVVVTSTVPTPTPTPVKGPKKPVKKP, encoded by the coding sequence ATGATCAGTCTGCCCAAAGCGTCCCGCCAGACGTTGTTTTTTGCATTCCTTGTCTTGCCGTTGATCCTCTCGATCTGTTCGGCCAACATCGTCTTCGGTCAGGAAGATAAGAAGAAAGACGAGCAGAAGAAACAGGAGAAGCTCTCAAAGGCCGAGCAGGAAGCGCTGAAAAAACAGGAAAAGCGTGAAAAGCGTTATCAGAAGATTCTGACGTATTCGAAGGAAAAATACGACACTGATCCGGATTTCAAGGACGTTGTCGACGACAAGTACCGGACGATCAGGCGCACACACACGCTCACTGCGTACGACGTGAATATGCGTGCCTCGAACGTTAAGCTTGTTAGCAAAGAAAACGAGAAGCTCGTTTTCGACAATACGCTTTACGACAATCCGCTCGCTCAGGATTTCGTCAACCGCGTCGGCCAGTCGCTGATCCCGCCCGATACCAAGCGGCTCTATTCGTTCAAGATCATTCAGAATCCGGTCCCCGAGGCGCGGGCGCTTTCGACCGGTACCGTTTACATATCGACCGGATATCTCGCTCTCATCGACAATGAGGCGCAGCTCGCCTACATCCTCGCCCACGAGATCGCGCACGTCGAAGGCGACGATTGGTTCGAAGATTCCTTGGTTGACGTCGGGACGGTGCCCTACATTGAGAAGAAGGCGTGGGTCACGATCGTCCGTGTCGTCGGGGCGCTCGGCGGCGCGAATCAGCAGATCATCAGCGCGAGTCTTCTGAAGATGTACGGATTCAACGACGCGTTCAGTTGGGAAGATTTTCAGGAAGACGATGCGGATGTCGAGGCGATGAAGAGTATGCTGCGGCGCAACTACGACGTGCGCGAGATTCAAAAATTGTACGAGCGGATGAGGATGATCGCCTCCGATCCCAGATCGCAAACCGGATTCATCGCCGATCCGGATCGCATCAAAGGCCGGCTCGAAATGTTCGGAAGTACCTACCAGCAGTACTCGCGAGCCGGAACTACGTCCGGAGCTTCGATCGACGCGAAGATCACCGATCGAAATCAGAACGCGAGCACGATGCGTGGAATCGCCAGAATTCTCAACGAACAACTCGCACCGGAGATCAAAAAGAAGCTGGAAGACGGAGAAATGCTTGCCTCGTCGGCCGAGTTCCAATCGACGATGGCGCTGGTAAAGCGCGATAACGGCATCCGCGCGCTTCAGTTCGACCTGTTCGAAATGGCGCGCGCGAATCTGAGCGATTCGATCGGTATCCGAAGCAACGATCCGCTTGCTTACTATTATTACGGCAAGGCTCTGAAACAAACGGCGAGAAACTCCTCGGAGATTTCAAAGGCACTTGAGAGCCTTACGAATTCGATCGCGTTGGACAAGCGCCAGACGATCGCCGAACCGTTTCTTTTCCGGGCAATGCTCCGCCTCGCGGATCGCAATCCGATCGAAGCGCCTTTGATCTTCGACGATCTGAAGACATACGTCGCCGTGTATCAGCGAGAAAATGCGGGCGCGCTTCCTTCGAATATGGATTTCATTTACGATTTTATGCAGGATCTCGGAGTGATGGATTATCGCGCGACGCCGACCGCTAACACGACCGAGGCGCCGAAACCGATCGTCGGCACGAGGCCGACGTCGACCAGTTCGGTTGCGGACACGTCTCCAACGCAGAACAACGTGGTCGTCACTTCGACCGTTCCGACGCCGACCCCGACGCCGGTCAAAGGACCAAAAAAGCCTGTTAAGAAGCCGTAA
- a CDS encoding caspase family protein produces the protein MKICTFIIAVFAGCLSVLPAYSQETDRSPFRLELPEAETGQMSDAKVYIANAKVNVVKFWILNPAADGIEWSTIKVRINNNSANRVCAQSSSSLGKIMKCDLNKLAGFRLAPLENRFEIEASGNDGKRYFASFLAVTDPKRAVSSNGSKNGKLGFSGRKFAVVIGVSKYQYNDVGLGNLNFADKDAAELKNWLITSGGFAVEDVLYMVNADATLSAVRDSLNRFLTRATENDLVLFFFAGHGTPDPFNPTELYYLVHDSKVGDLKRTGFPMTELKAIVDRKISSTRAIFLLDTCHSGGVSGKKVVPFKTVTKGNRGLDDGTGERILERPVEIRNDVSQAAGRLFASRGRAILSSSDVSETSREGSRWGGGHGVFTWVLLQGLKGLADSNSDRVVTTGELFQFVRSRVNQETGGKQNPSLISGIGEELEIAVIK, from the coding sequence ATGAAAATCTGTACATTCATCATCGCCGTTTTTGCGGGTTGCCTGTCCGTTCTTCCCGCGTACTCGCAGGAAACGGACAGGTCGCCGTTCAGACTTGAACTGCCCGAGGCGGAAACCGGTCAGATGTCGGACGCGAAGGTCTACATCGCGAACGCGAAGGTCAATGTCGTCAAATTCTGGATCCTGAACCCGGCGGCCGACGGTATCGAGTGGAGTACGATCAAGGTCCGGATCAACAACAATTCCGCGAACCGCGTCTGCGCTCAAAGTTCGAGTTCGCTCGGCAAGATCATGAAGTGCGACCTTAACAAACTCGCCGGTTTCCGCCTTGCGCCACTGGAGAACCGTTTCGAGATCGAGGCGTCCGGGAACGACGGGAAGCGCTATTTCGCATCGTTCCTGGCGGTCACCGACCCGAAACGGGCGGTCAGTTCGAACGGGTCCAAAAACGGCAAGCTCGGGTTTTCCGGTAGAAAGTTCGCCGTGGTCATCGGTGTTTCAAAGTACCAATACAATGATGTCGGACTCGGAAATCTGAATTTTGCGGATAAAGACGCGGCCGAATTGAAGAATTGGCTGATCACTTCGGGCGGATTCGCGGTCGAGGACGTTCTTTATATGGTCAACGCCGACGCGACGCTTAGCGCAGTTCGCGATTCGCTCAACCGGTTTTTGACAAGGGCCACCGAGAACGACCTCGTCCTGTTCTTTTTCGCCGGACACGGTACTCCCGACCCGTTCAATCCGACGGAACTTTACTATCTTGTCCACGACTCCAAGGTCGGCGATCTCAAAAGGACGGGATTTCCGATGACCGAACTGAAGGCGATCGTCGACAGAAAGATCAGTTCGACGCGGGCGATCTTTCTGCTCGACACGTGTCACAGCGGCGGGGTCAGCGGCAAGAAAGTAGTGCCGTTCAAGACCGTCACAAAGGGCAACCGCGGACTCGACGATGGAACCGGGGAACGCATTCTCGAACGACCGGTCGAGATCCGCAACGACGTTAGCCAGGCCGCCGGACGGCTTTTCGCTTCGCGGGGCCGTGCGATCTTAAGTTCGTCGGACGTCAGCGAAACCTCACGCGAAGGATCGCGCTGGGGAGGCGGTCACGGTGTTTTTACGTGGGTTTTGCTACAGGGATTGAAGGGGCTTGCGGATAGCAATTCCGACCGCGTTGTGACGACCGGCGAACTGTTTCAGTTCGTTCGCTCGAGGGTCAATCAGGAAACCGGCGGCAAGCAGAACCCGAGTCTCATTTCGGGAATCGGTGAAGAACTTGAGATCGCCGTGATCAAATAG
- a CDS encoding four helix bundle protein, with protein MQDFRNLNVWRKAHELVLIIYRLTAHFPPEERFGLRSNLRRLATEIPSVIASGSAKRTDPEFARCLDSAIGFSAVLEYHALLARDLEMFREADYNYAYEQIVELRKMIISLAKRIG; from the coding sequence ATGCAGGACTTCAGAAACCTCAATGTGTGGCGGAAAGCCCACGAACTCGTATTGATTATTTATCGGTTGACGGCGCATTTTCCGCCGGAAGAGCGCTTCGGCCTTCGTTCCAATCTTCGGCGGCTGGCCACCGAGATTCCGTCCGTGATCGCGTCAGGCTCTGCCAAGCGGACGGATCCGGAATTCGCACGCTGCCTCGATTCGGCGATCGGTTTTTCGGCCGTGCTCGAATATCACGCTTTGCTCGCGCGCGACCTCGAAATGTTTCGTGAAGCGGATTATAATTATGCCTACGAACAGATCGTCGAACTTCGCAAGATGATCATCTCGCTTGCGAAACGGATCGGCTGA
- a CDS encoding sterol desaturase family protein yields MPKPTDIAIPLFALLIAVETLLSVRYEKTYDRKDVWTNIGLGFGSAFFGFLFGYIQAFFYNGIYENYAPYQMPMNAWWAWVILLFADDFLYYWFHRISHEVRFFWNFHVVHHSSNQYNLSVAVRQSWFSGIAHWLFYLPLALAGFPLWSFIFMHGLNLIYQFWIHTKTIYKLPRWAEFVFNTPSHHRVHHGVNERYLDKNYGGIFIFWDRIFGSFIEEDETVRYGIIKPIHSYNMLWINVHGWAEMLEAMRSKPTLGAKLRCIYGAPAMDS; encoded by the coding sequence ATGCCGAAACCTACCGATATCGCAATTCCGCTGTTCGCGCTTCTGATCGCCGTCGAGACGCTGCTCAGCGTTCGTTACGAGAAAACCTATGACCGCAAGGACGTTTGGACGAATATCGGGCTCGGCTTCGGGAGCGCGTTTTTCGGCTTTCTGTTCGGCTATATCCAGGCGTTTTTTTACAACGGGATTTACGAGAATTACGCGCCGTATCAAATGCCTATGAACGCGTGGTGGGCGTGGGTGATTCTGCTCTTTGCCGACGATTTTCTTTACTATTGGTTTCACCGGATCAGCCACGAGGTCCGTTTCTTCTGGAACTTCCACGTCGTTCATCATTCGTCGAATCAATATAATCTGAGCGTCGCCGTGCGTCAGAGCTGGTTTTCCGGCATTGCTCACTGGCTCTTTTATCTGCCGCTGGCGCTCGCCGGCTTTCCGCTCTGGTCGTTCATTTTTATGCACGGACTCAACCTCATCTACCAGTTTTGGATCCATACGAAAACGATCTACAAACTGCCGCGATGGGCGGAGTTTGTTTTCAACACGCCGTCGCACCATCGGGTGCACCACGGTGTGAATGAACGGTATCTCGATAAGAATTACGGCGGGATCTTCATCTTCTGGGACCGGATTTTCGGATCGTTCATTGAGGAAGACGAAACAGTTCGCTACGGGATCATCAAACCGATCCACAGTTACAATATGCTTTGGATAAATGTCCACGGTTGGGCCGAGATGCTGGAAGCGATGAGATCAAAGCCGACACTTGGCGCCAAACTGCGCTGCATCTACGGCGCTCCGGCGATGGATTCTTGA
- a CDS encoding cobalamin B12-binding domain-containing protein — protein MSDRRIRVLVAKPGLDGHDRGAKIIARALRDAGMEVIYTGLRQTPEMIASAALQEDVDAVGISILSGAHNTLCPRIVDLLRENGMDDTLVLVGGIVPQEDIQVLKQKGVSEVFLPGTSTEDIVRFINENVKSQN, from the coding sequence ATGAGTGATAGAAGAATTCGAGTACTGGTCGCCAAACCCGGACTGGACGGACATGACCGAGGTGCAAAGATCATCGCACGGGCACTGCGTGATGCCGGAATGGAAGTGATCTACACGGGCTTGCGTCAGACGCCGGAGATGATCGCCTCGGCCGCGCTTCAGGAAGACGTTGACGCGGTCGGGATCTCGATCCTGTCGGGCGCACACAACACGCTTTGTCCGCGCATCGTCGATCTGTTGCGCGAGAACGGGATGGACGACACGCTCGTGCTCGTCGGCGGTATCGTTCCGCAGGAAGACATTCAAGTATTGAAGCAAAAAGGCGTCTCAGAGGTTTTTCTTCCAGGTACTTCGACCGAAGACATCGTCAGGTTCATCAACGAGAACGTAAAAAGTCAGAATTAG
- a CDS encoding DUF1446 domain-containing protein, whose product MKQKVRVAGGQGFWGDLLTAPVDQVRGGEIDYLMLDYLAEVTMSIVQKQRQRDPNAGYARDFVTLMREILPDCVERDIKVLSNAGGVNVLGCAEAIKAVAAELGLAGKVKIGVITGDDILGRLDEFADRGIEITNMETGEPLSAIRDRVQSANVYLGAAPLVEALGKGAQIIVGGRLTDTGLTLAPLMHEFGWTFDDWDRIAAGTIAGHIIECGAQSSGGNCQYDWKNIPDLANVGFPIVEASPDGSFVVTKHEGTGGRVSIQSIKEQLLYEMGDPHSYITPDVVADFTTINLADDGTDRVRVFGIKGHPKTDFYKVSIAYSAGWKAVGTLVYAYPEAYEKAQAADKILRARLEKLGLKFDVILTEFVGVSATHGHLAGDPPANVPEVQLRFGVRGQSKADVERFTKELAPLILTGPPAVTGFAGGRPKVEEIMAYFPALIPKSLIETNVTVIEA is encoded by the coding sequence ATGAAACAAAAAGTACGCGTCGCCGGCGGACAGGGATTTTGGGGCGATCTCCTGACCGCGCCGGTCGATCAGGTGCGCGGTGGCGAGATCGACTATTTGATGCTCGACTATCTGGCCGAAGTGACGATGAGCATCGTCCAGAAACAGCGTCAGCGCGACCCGAACGCCGGTTATGCGCGCGACTTTGTGACGTTGATGCGCGAGATTTTGCCCGATTGCGTCGAACGCGATATCAAGGTCCTCTCGAACGCCGGCGGCGTAAACGTCCTCGGCTGCGCCGAAGCGATCAAGGCCGTTGCCGCTGAACTCGGACTTGCGGGCAAGGTGAAGATCGGCGTCATCACCGGCGACGATATTCTCGGCCGTTTGGATGAATTTGCAGATCGCGGGATCGAGATCACGAATATGGAGACCGGTGAACCGCTCTCGGCGATCCGCGACCGCGTTCAGAGCGCGAACGTTTACCTCGGCGCTGCGCCGCTCGTCGAAGCTCTCGGTAAAGGAGCGCAGATCATCGTCGGGGGACGCCTCACGGACACCGGACTGACGCTCGCTCCGCTGATGCACGAATTCGGCTGGACGTTCGACGATTGGGACCGCATCGCGGCCGGAACGATCGCCGGCCACATCATCGAATGCGGCGCGCAGTCGTCCGGCGGGAACTGCCAGTATGATTGGAAGAACATCCCCGATCTCGCCAATGTCGGTTTTCCGATAGTTGAAGCGTCACCCGACGGGTCTTTTGTCGTCACGAAGCACGAAGGAACCGGCGGACGAGTCAGTATTCAATCGATAAAAGAGCAGCTTCTTTACGAAATGGGCGACCCGCACAGCTATATCACGCCGGACGTCGTCGCCGATTTTACGACCATCAATCTCGCCGACGACGGCACGGACCGTGTTCGGGTGTTCGGCATCAAAGGGCATCCGAAAACCGATTTCTACAAGGTCTCGATCGCCTATTCGGCGGGTTGGAAGGCAGTCGGAACCCTCGTTTACGCATACCCCGAAGCTTATGAAAAAGCGCAGGCGGCGGACAAGATCCTGCGTGCGAGGCTCGAAAAGCTCGGTTTGAAGTTCGATGTGATTCTGACGGAATTCGTCGGAGTGAGCGCGACGCACGGACATCTCGCGGGCGATCCGCCGGCCAACGTGCCCGAGGTGCAGCTCCGATTCGGGGTTCGCGGGCAAAGCAAGGCCGATGTCGAACGATTCACAAAGGAACTCGCGCCGTTGATTCTCACCGGCCCGCCGGCCGTCACCGGCTTCGCCGGCGGACGTCCGAAGGTCGAAGAGATAATGGCATATTTTCCGGCGCTTATTCCGAAGAGCCTGATCGAGACAAACGTAACTGTTATTGAGGCGTGA
- a CDS encoding NUDIX hydrolase — translation MKETPDEWKRIESREIADCRVFKVREDRSVCGEKSGTFFVIENPDWVNVVALTPDQQVVLIEQFRHGVEQVTLEIPGGMIDGVEDPETAARRELLEETGFSSDNWIYLGTSCPNPALQSNVIHHFLAVDAVKTEDVKFDEHESVVTSLAHIMEIPNLIRNGRIRHSLVVAAFQYFSFQWFKSL, via the coding sequence ATGAAAGAAACGCCGGATGAATGGAAAAGAATCGAATCCCGCGAGATCGCCGACTGCCGCGTTTTCAAGGTTCGTGAGGACCGCTCGGTCTGCGGCGAGAAAAGCGGAACGTTCTTCGTAATCGAAAATCCCGATTGGGTCAACGTCGTTGCCCTCACTCCGGATCAGCAAGTCGTTTTAATAGAACAGTTTCGCCATGGAGTCGAACAGGTGACGTTGGAGATTCCGGGCGGAATGATCGACGGGGTCGAAGACCCCGAGACGGCCGCGCGACGCGAATTGCTTGAGGAGACCGGATTTTCGTCCGACAATTGGATCTATCTCGGAACGTCTTGTCCGAATCCGGCGCTGCAGAGCAATGTCATTCACCACTTCCTCGCGGTTGACGCGGTCAAAACCGAAGACGTAAAATTCGACGAGCACGAGTCGGTAGTGACTAGCCTGGCGCATATTATGGAAATTCCGAATCTGATCCGAAACGGCCGGATTCGTCATTCGCTCGTCGTCGCGGCGTTCCAATACTTTTCTTTTCAATGGTTTAAGTCTCTTTGA
- a CDS encoding DUF1648 domain-containing protein has protein sequence MRISITKLILFGLIGVFFAQMIFYYPNLGETVATHFDAVGQPNGLMPKRVFMTFEIALLLLLVSEALLIPLIIEKVPVRFLSIPNREYWLADERRAETFSSIRSFFEVLGVATVTFFIVVNQLVFRANINRENLQVWVFLTIFTVFVVTMSVWLLKFVRRFRIPKRVQ, from the coding sequence ATGCGAATCTCGATAACGAAACTGATACTCTTTGGCCTGATCGGCGTGTTCTTCGCGCAGATGATCTTTTACTATCCGAATCTGGGCGAAACGGTCGCAACGCATTTTGACGCCGTCGGCCAGCCCAACGGGCTGATGCCGAAGCGTGTGTTTATGACGTTCGAGATCGCGCTTCTTTTGCTGCTGGTCAGCGAAGCGCTCCTGATCCCGCTCATCATCGAAAAGGTCCCGGTCCGGTTTCTGAGCATCCCGAACCGGGAATACTGGCTCGCCGACGAACGTCGAGCCGAAACGTTCTCGTCGATTCGATCTTTTTTTGAAGTGCTTGGCGTTGCGACCGTGACGTTCTTTATCGTCGTCAATCAACTCGTGTTTCGTGCCAATATCAATCGCGAAAACCTGCAGGTTTGGGTCTTTCTGACGATCTTCACCGTGTTTGTCGTGACGATGAGCGTCTGGCTCCTCAAATTCGTCAGAAGATTCAGAATTCCGAAGAGGGTGCAATGA